The segment AGCGAAGCAAAGCGGGGTCCGGCATCTGCTTTATACGGGTTTTGCTTTTCCGCAGCAGAGTGCTGATCGGAGTAAGCCCGGCAATGTGCACACAATGACGGAGCAGGCGATTATAGAGTCCGGGCTGGAATATACCTTTTTACGCAATGCCCTTTATATTGATTTCGTAGGGGTGCTGGGGCTGAAGGAAGCGCTCTCCAGCGGAGAGCTGGTGACGGCGCCGGGCGGATGGAAGTTCAACTCGGTTGGCCGCCGGGACCTTGCTTTGGCTGCTGCTGCTGCACTTGTCGAAGAGGGCGCAGGCAACCGGATCTATGAATTGACCGCTACGCACACCTGGGATTTCGCAGATCTGGCCGAAGTTCTGACAGAGGTTGCCGGTAAGCCGGTGGTGCACCGTCAGGATGAGGGAATTCAGCACTGGATCTATGCTTTTATGAGCCAGCTGGATACGGCTTCCACCTCCGGCGACCTGGAGCAGCTTATGGGCAGACCGGTCACCCCGCTGAGGGACAGCATTCTGCCTTTTATAGTATGATGACATGATCAGGCAAGCCGGAGGGAGCGTATGTAATTTGAAAAAGATACTGGTAGCCGACGACGATGTTCATATCCGCACGCTGCTGCGGCATGTTCTTACCAGAGAAGGATATCAAGCGATAGAAGCCGGAGACGGGCTGGAAGCGGCGGCACGCATGAAGGAGCAGACAGTCGATCTGGCGGTGGTGGATGTGATGATGCCGCATATGGACGGATTGGAGCTGTGTGCATACATAAGGGAGAACTATGATATTCCCGTCATTCTGCTGACGGCCCGTCAGCAGCTCAGCGATAAGGAGCAGGGGTATCTGCACGGGACGGATGATTATGTGACCAAGCCTTTTGAACCGGAGGAGCTGATCTTTCGCATCAAGGCCTTGTTCCGCCGTTATTCCATCGCCTCAGATGATCGGATTCGCCTGAATTCGCTGGTGATCGACCGTAAGAATTACGAGATCAGTGACGGGACGGAGGTGCTGCTGCTGCCGGTGAAGGAGTTCGAGCTGCTGGCCCAGCTGGCCCAATATCCGGGACGCCTGTTCACGCGTGGTGAGCTGATTGAGCTGGTCTGGGGAGCGGACTACGAAGGGGATGAGCGCACGGTGGATGTGCATATCAAGCGCCTGCGTCAGCGGTTCAGCGAATACCAGAATGATTTTATCATCCGCACGGTCCGGGGAATTGGCTACAAAGTGGAAATGGTGAACTCATGAGGTCGCTCTATGTACGAATGAGTATTATCTTCTGCTCGGTGATTATGATCAGCAGTGTGCTGGGATTTCTGGTCTCCAACCTGTATTACCAGTCCCAAATCAAGCCGAAGAATGACGCCAAGCTGACCCGGATGGCCATAGGTTTGCAGCAATTCATCGAGGACCACCCGGATGCGGTGGAAGAGTATCTCCTGAGCACAGCTTCTTTGGGGTATAAGATGTATCTGGTCAATGCCGAAGGAGAGGAACGCTTCTACGGCCTGCCTTTCCGCAAAAATGACCTCAAGGACGAGGCGCTGCGCAAGGTGCTGGACGGGGAGATCTACCATGG is part of the Paenibacillus sp. FSL M7-0420 genome and harbors:
- a CDS encoding NAD(P)H-binding protein; the encoded protein is MTTIMITGANGQLGSLILENLRSRIPVGQIVAGVRKVEQAALFREQRIEARKVDYDLLESLEEAFHGISRLLLISSSHTDDDVRLAQHKRVIDAAKQSGVRHLLYTGFAFPQQSADRSKPGNVHTMTEQAIIESGLEYTFLRNALYIDFVGVLGLKEALSSGELVTAPGGWKFNSVGRRDLALAAAAALVEEGAGNRIYELTATHTWDFADLAEVLTEVAGKPVVHRQDEGIQHWIYAFMSQLDTASTSGDLEQLMGRPVTPLRDSILPFIV
- a CDS encoding response regulator transcription factor, translated to MKKILVADDDVHIRTLLRHVLTREGYQAIEAGDGLEAAARMKEQTVDLAVVDVMMPHMDGLELCAYIRENYDIPVILLTARQQLSDKEQGYLHGTDDYVTKPFEPEELIFRIKALFRRYSIASDDRIRLNSLVIDRKNYEISDGTEVLLLPVKEFELLAQLAQYPGRLFTRGELIELVWGADYEGDERTVDVHIKRLRQRFSEYQNDFIIRTVRGIGYKVEMVNS